One Phaseolus vulgaris cultivar G19833 chromosome 11, P. vulgaris v2.0, whole genome shotgun sequence genomic window carries:
- the LOC137806697 gene encoding uncharacterized protein encodes MEKEWAKFPRFSREYIDGLESFLDFAYTRGRPQGREILCPCADCRNCVWARRHVVYDHLIATGFLKGYKVWIHHGEEISSTTKSDDDMIDNEDSQDDIYGLLYNTHRNVVEAKGGKEGPNDEARKFYHLINDANQELYPGSKNFSTLSFIIRLYLLKCLHGWSNSSFTDLLQLLKEVMPSLNIPDSFNKTKTVIGDLGLDYKKIHACPKDCMLFWQENEGLDVCSICKSSRWKEFPNANSEVEQPKYEHKVPAKVLRHFPLIPRLQRLFMCSKTAKSMRWHEEERSKDGKMRHPADGEAWKNFDSLHEDFSTDSRNVRLGLASDGFNPFRTMSISHSTWPVMMVVYNFPPWLCMKPEYTMLSLLIPGPQSPGNDIDVYLQPLIQELKDLWEFGVETYDASENETFLLRAALLWTISDYPGYAMLSGWSTKGRLACAYCNYDTKSSYLKHSHKMCYMNHRVFLPMSHPWRSNKKSFNGKKEFGSTPHMLEGPEIVEMLKDFINEFGKNAKKTSDGPWKKRSIFFELPYWATNKLRHNLDVMHIEKNICDSILGTLLDIQGKTKDHVNARYDLQNMGIRKDLHPREIDKGRVQFSAACFSMNANEKSIFCGVFKAAKLPDGSASNISKCVHVNNKKISGYKSHDAHFMLHYLLPVAIRSIMPDTVANPLIRFGSFFHSICQKVIQVQDMDYLEAEVVQILCQLEMIFPPSFFDIMLHLPIHLPNEVRLGGPVQFRWMYPIERYLCRLKNYVRNKAYPEGSIAEGYLAEEALTFCSRYLHGGVETRLNRERRNYDHNDVCEIDGIDYFSSLGRPIGGKSNGKPFSIDFTSKAQAHRYLLFNCDAIDIYIKEFDESVNRGTKRGKWVKAKTQSREFSEWFKTRALKDDVSSQIKEFSRGPNNVAKRFSGYLINGYRFHTMKRDAKHKTQNSGVTLVSLTSSFASTKDDNPKIEPITYYGAIKDIFELDYYGSFKFVMFKCDWFEVEEDKYGLTCVYFNKKLYQNDPFMLASQVHQCFYIEDPLDANRHYVLKKVPRDLFNMGDQSNGVELNVANNDGELNWAREDMPVTIFEKSSSVGQRNVFNEDDIDETLFDFMD; translated from the exons ATGGAGAAAGAGTGGGCAAAATTCCCAAGGTTTAGCAGAGAATATATAGATGGTCTTGagtcatttttagattttgctTACACTAGAGGAAGACCTCAAGGACGTGAGATTTTATGTCCATGCGCTGATTGTAGAAACTGTGTTTGGGCAAGAAGACATGTGGTTTATGATCATTTAATAGCCACGGGCTTTCTAAAAGGATATAAGGTTTGGATTCACCATGGAGAAGAAATATCTTCGACTACAAAAAGTGATGATGACATGATAGATAATGAAGATTCACAAGATGATATTTATGGCTTATTGTATAACACACATAGAAATGTGGTAGAAGCAAAAGGAGGCAAAGAGGGTCCTAATGATGAAGCTAGAAAGTTCTACCATTTGATTAATGATGCAAATCAAGAACTCTACCCTGGGAGTAAAAACTTCTCCACTTTATCTTTCATCATTCGACTGTATTTATTGAAATGTCTTCATGGTTGGAGCAATTCTTCATTCACTGATCTCCTACAATTACTAAAAGAGGTTATGCCTAGTTTGAATATTCCTGATTCTTTTAACAAAACAAAGACTGTGATTGGTGATCTAGGCCTTGATTATAAAAAGATTCATGCGTGTCCGAAAGATTGTATGTTATTTTGGCAAGAGAATGAAGGTCTAGATGTTTGCAGTATATGTAAATCTTCACGATGGAAGGAATTTCCAAATGCCAATTCTGAGGTTGAACAGCCAAAATATGAGCATAAAGTTCCTGCCAAAGTATTGCGACACTTTCCATTGATTCCTAGACTTCAAAGACTATTTATGTGTTCAAAGACTGCTAAGTCCATGAGATGGCATGAAGAAGAACGATCGAAGGATGGGAAAATGAGACACCCCGCTGATGGTGAAGCTTGGAAGAACTTTGATAGTCTTCATGAAGATTTTTCTACTGATTCGCGCAATGTAAGACTTGGTCTGGCTAGTGATGGCTTTAATCCATTTAGGACCATGAGCATATCACATAGCACGTGGCCTGTGATGATGGTGGTGTACAACTTTCCACCTTGGTTGTGCATGAAACCTGAATATACAATGTTATCATTGTTGATTCCGGGACCACAATCACCAGGAAATGATATTGATGTGTACCTTCAACCGTTGATTCAGGAGTTAAAAGATTTATGGGAGTTTGGAGTAGAAACATATGATGCTTCAGAAAATGAAACATTTTTATTGCGTGCCGCTCTTCTATGGACTATCAGTGACTACCCTGGGTATGCGATGTTGTCAGGTTGGAGCACCAAAGGAAGATTAGCTTGTGCATATTGTAATTATGACACTAAATCATCCTACTTGAAACATAGCCATAAAATGTGCTATATGAACCATCGTGTCTTTTTACCAATGAGCCATCCTTGGAGATCTAATAAGAAGTCTTTTAATGGAAAAAAAGAATTTGGATCTACACCACACATGTTAGAAGGGCCAGAAATCGTAGAAATGTTAAAAGATTTCATCAATGAATTCGGAAAGAATGCAAAAAAGACAAGTGATGGTCCATGGAAAAAGAGATCAATCTTTTTTGAGTTGCCTTATTGGGCAACAAATAAATTACGTCACAATTTGGACGTCATGCATATTGAGAAAAACATATGTGATAGTATTTTGGGCACTCTTTTGGATATTCAAGGGAAGACAAAAGATCATGTTAATGCTCGTTATGATTTGCAAAATATGGGAATAAGAAAGGATCTTCATCCAAGGGAGATTGATAAAGGTCGAGTACAATTTTCAGCAGCCTGTTTTTCAATGAATGCTAATGAGAAATCTATCTTTTGTGGTGTTTTTAAGGCTGCCAAATTACCAGATGGAAGTGCATCAAATATTTCAAAGTGTGTGCATGTTAATAACAAGAAAATATCTGGTTATAAGAGTCACGATGCACATTTCATGTTGCATTACTTACTACCAGTGGCAATAAGAAGCATTATGCCTGATACCGTGGCTAATCCTCTAATTCGATTTGGGTCATTCTTTCACTCTATATGTCAAAAGGTTATACAAGTGCAAGATATGGATTACTTGGAAGCAGAAGTAGTACAAATACTTTGTCAATTAGAGATGATTTTTCCACCTAGTTTTTTTGACATAATGCTTCACTTACCTATTCATTTGCCGAATGAAGTGAGATTAGGTGGCCCCGTTCAATTTCGATGGATGTACCCCATTGAAAGATATTTATGCAGACTGAAGAATTATGTTCGAAataaagcttacccagaaggtTCTATTGCTGAAGGGTATTTGGCAGAAGAGGCTTTGACTTTTTGCTCAAGATATTTGCATGGAGGTGTAGAAACAAGGTTAAACAGAGAACGTCGCAATTATGATCACAATGATGTATGTGAAATAGATGGAATTGATTATTTCTCAAGTCTTGGTCGCCCTATAGGAGGGAAAAGTAATGGTAAACCATTTTCTATAGATTTCACATCGAAAGCTCAAGCTCATCGATACCTCTTATTCAATTGTGATGCAATTGACATATACATCAA AGAGTTTGATGAGAGTGTTAATAGGGGCACTAAAAGAGGAAAGTGGGTGAAGGCCAAAACCCAAAGTCGAGAATTTAGTGAATGGTTCAAAACTCGAGCCTTGAAAGATGACGTGTCTTCTCAAATTAAAGAGTTTTCTAGAGGGCCAAATAATGTTGCAAAGAGGTTTTCAGGTTACCTCATTAATGGATATAGATTTCATACTATGAAGCGGGATGCCAAACACAAAACTCAAAATTCTGGTGTAACATTGGTTTCATTGACTTCAAGTTTTGCAAGCACAAAGGATGACAATCCAAAAATTGAACCCATAACATATTATGGTGCAATCAAAGATATATTTGAGTTAGATTATTATGGTAGTTTCAAGTTTGTGATGTTCAAATGTGATTGGTTTGAGGTCGAAGAAGATAAATATGGACTTACTTGTGTATATTTCAACAAAAAGCTTTACCAAAATGATCCTTTTATGCTAGCTTCTCAAGTCCATCAATGCTTTTATATCGAAGACCCTTTAGATGCAAATAGgcattatgttttgaaaaaggttccAAGAGATTTATTTAACATGGGTGACCAATCAAATGGTGTTGAACtaaatgttgcaaacaatgatGGTGAACTAAATTGGGCTAGGGAAGACATGCCTGTCACAATATTTGAAAAATCTTCTAGTGTAGGCCAGAGAAATGTTTTTAATGAAGATGATATTGATGAAACTTTATTTGACTTCATGGACTAG
- the LOC137806728 gene encoding uncharacterized protein encodes MRNTRQGSAAPKGGDNITMQQIMETIRALQQAVAASRVDQDHFQVDLTASHASNEELRRTNEEHVGERPVDERAPPTPVRARPMLFSKAIMDTMIPATFMGPKVTFTGVEDPEAHSFSHPDDASGGSDAMHCKLFMSMLLGTTLDWFVSLPDGHITSFDQFLTLLREQYIVNRAPPPISYNFFDVKQYQGESLKDFLNKFGAQVVKLHTKDEDMTMHAFRKGVLSGPFSDSLIRCRPRTFCEIRRRAVAHIVAEGEVT; translated from the coding sequence ATGAGGAACACGAGGCAAGGATCAGCTGCGCCAAAAGGAGGGGACAACATCACCATGCAACAAATCATGGAGACCATACGTGCCCTTCAGCAGGCGGTAGCAGCGTCCAGAGTCGATCAAGATCATTTCCAGGTCGACCTGACCGCGTCACATGCAAGCAATGAAGAGTTGCGCAGAACCAATGAGGAGCACGTAGGGGAACGTCCGGTGGATGAGCGAGCCCCTCCCACACCGGTTAGGGCTCGCCCTATGCTATTCTCTAAGGCAATCATGGACACTATGATACCAGCCACATTCATGGGTCCGAAGGTCACCTTTACAGgtgtagaggacccagaggccCACAGTTtttcacacccagatgatgcttcAGGAGGCTCCGACGCCATGCACTGTAAGCTGTTCATGAGTATGCTGTTAGGCACAACGTTGGATTGGTTCGTCAGTCTTCCTGACGGACACATTACCTCGTTCGATCAATTCTTAACACTGTTAAGAGAACAATACATTGTCAACCGGGCTCCCCCTCCAATCTCTTACAATTTTTTTGATGTAAagcaataccagggagagtcaTTGAAAGATTTCTTGAACAAATTCGGGGCACAGGTGGTGAAGCTGCACACCAAGGACGAAGACATGACGATGCATGCCTTCAGGAAGGGAGTGCTGTCAGGACCCTTCAGTGATTCACTGATAAGATGTCGCCCAAGGACGTTTTGCGAGATCAGACGTCGAGCTGTGGCCCACATCGTCGCAGAAGGAGAAGTCACATAA